The genomic window CCACAGCTAGGCAGAGGCAGTTGAAAAAGATGCAAGAGGTTCATTCAAACCTCAGTCCTATAGGGAAAGCTGAGTTTGCCTTGTTTGGTTCCTACCAGAATGGGAATAGGGAGAATTGAAGGTGGTTAAGCAGGTCAGGTCTGGATTAGAACAGTGGCAAAAAATACTTGAGAAGGATAGTAGAAGCTGTGTCCAGCCTAAGTAGAGGGAAGGGGGACAGCTTATTCTACCATGAAGCATAGGCTTACCAGATACTTACCCCACCCCCTGTCCAGGGATCCAGGTCTCCATTTGAAAATATGATGTTGCTTGCAGCTTTGAGATCTGAATAGGATAGGCAGAGTATGAACAAAAGAAGTGAGGGCCAAAACATTCACTGTAACATACTTGCTTATTAGAGTTTGAGCTCCACTGGTAGAATGTACAATCCTGAGGTCAGGGGCATGCCTGGAGGAACTAGAGTTGGCTTCTgcatccccttcctttttttgggTGGTACCTCAAGTAGACTGGGATATTCATGTTTGGAGGGAACAGAACCCATGGAAGATGGACTATTACCTTTACATTTTAACAGTGTAGGTGAAAAGTGACCAATGACTTACTATTCCCCCAGAAGTTGGTCTGCATCCAGCTTTTCCGGGGTCTGACACCCCACCTAGCAAAACAATACTTCTCTCGGAGGTCATTGGTGAATGGGATCTCAGGGAACATGTCAGTTACATTATTACTGTCAAAGGTGAGGTTAATCTCAGTGCAGGCCTGAAAAATGACCCATCCCAAAACATGCCAGGTCAGGGTGGGGTCACTAATAGGCAAGGTTTCCATCCAACCAATCACCCACCCAATTGTCCCAAGCCTTGTACCTGATAATCCCAGGCTTCTGCATTGGGGCCTGTGCCACAGCCTGTGGGGTCAGCACACTTCTGGTAAAGTTTGTAGATAGCGTAACATGGTTCTGTCCCAGAAGCATTGTAAAGCAATCCTAAGAGGATAGAAGGAAAAGAGTTTGGAACATACGTGCAGTGTCCAGGCCACATAGGTGTTAGGAGTTGTAAGAGAATTTCACATTCCAAGTAATTGAATGGACAAGACTtgttgcctcttctctcccacccaccccctgCCAACTTAAATAATAATGCATACCCAAGGTTTCCCCCCTCGGTGGTGGTTCAAGAGTTCTGCCTACTGTAGCCACCTCTACCTCTCTTAAGTAGAATTTAGATACAGGGTTGGGAAATCTTGGAGGGGTCAATCCCATACCCCCCAAATGAAGCACTTTCCAGCCCCACTGGATACAGATGAATTTGACATCTGCTCTCCaaggccctgccccctcccaccaAGAATGCCAATGTAATCTGCACAGCTCACTGCTGGAGGTTGGCACATTGCCTCTCCCTGGATCCACCAATGCCTTGGGAGAGGAGACAGGCCCAGGCTTGCCCGATGGCATTGAAGTCCCTGACTGAAATAAGCCAATGGCAGGCAGGgaccctctttcttctctcctgtgTTGACAAGAACACCCCAGAAGAGTTGGAACTCAGAGAGTGCAAAGGCGGCAGCCCCTTGTCTGGCCCACGCTGCCAGGTGAGGGAGGGAAACAGGTCAAAGGATTTCAGGGACCATGTCAGCAGCTCAGCCTGTGGTGTCGGCCACTTATCCCCAGAAGCTGTTAGAAGGAGTTGGAAATTTATGGCAGCTGGGGGTCTTATGCGATGTGACCCTTGAAGCTGGTGGTGTCCACTTCCCTGCCCACCGAGTGGTCCTGGCCTCTGCCAGTGGCTACTGCCGGTCCCTTTTCCTGGGTGATGCAGGCCTGGAGACCACTGTCCAGCTGCAGGGCATTCAGCCTGGGGGGCTGGAGAATGTGCTCAGCTTTCTCTACTCCGGCAAGCTGCATCTCTCACCAGACAACCTCTGGGAGACAACCCAGGCAGCCGAGGTCCTGCTGGTTCGCGATGCCATTCGCCTCTGCTGTGCCTTCCAGGGCACCGCCACAGTCCCACCTGGAAAGGTCACTGAAGCCCCTCAGGATGAGCAATATGTCCAGTTGCGACAGGAAGCACTGAGTGAGTTACTGGAGAGAATGGGGATGCAGGGGGCTAGAGAGCCAGTAATGCTTGAGTTGGTTGTGAGTTGGTTGGGGAAAAGCCCTGTAAGATTCCCAGAAGCCAACAAGATGTTGGGGCAGCTTCACTTTCCACTGATGTCACCCACAGAACTTCAAGGCCCTGTCCAGGCCACATCCACTGTGGAGACTGATCTCACCTGTCCCAAGGCCCTGAGCTACCACATGCATGCTGGTACTCAGCCAGCCCTGCAGACTGAACATGGCTGCCCACAAGCTACTGTCCCTACTCTGCTTGTCCTGGGAGGGCGTGGACCCAACAACCAGCTCAATGGGGATGTGTGGGCCATGATACTGGCTAATGGAACGTGGAGGCGAATGGGGAAGCTGGCCACACCACTGTACAATCATTCTGTGGCTGTGCTCAGTGGCTTCCTCTATATCCTAGGAGGCCAGTCCAAGTTTGACCCAGCTGGCCAGCATCCATCCAATGAGGTGAGAACCTTGCATGAGGCCCTAGAGTAGAAGCAGTCAGAGCTAGGCATATTGCTGGTTTGGAGTGCACAATCCTAGCTATATTGAGATGAGAGTGAGACATACTCGAGACAGCCAGAGTCCAAAACCCTGGGGAgaccttcctcccttccactgACCTTTACAAAGGTTGAAGGACTTTTCCAAACAGAGATGTTCTGCAGTCTTACTGAACTACAGGGCTTATCTGGCTGGGAGCCCTGACGGAGAGGAGAGCTTTTCTCTTTATCCCCCCAAATTCACCATGAGTCCCTCCCTGGTGATTCAGGCCTGGGGAGCTCTATAGTGCAGCTTCTGCCTAAATCCAAGTGGTCACTCTGGCCAATATCTGGGGCTTCAGTTTTCCCTTAATAGTATCCAAAAGGAGGGAAGGCTAAGTGAGGAAGGGTGATGCCTGGAATGCAAACCCTACTCATAGTGCTCCCTGGACTCCTAGGTATTTCGATTTGATCCCCAGCATGGTACCTGGCTACAGGTAGCTGGCATGCTGCAGAGGAGAAGCCGATTCCACGGGGCTGTCCTGGGTGAGGCTATTGTGGCTGTAGGCGGTGGGACACTTTTGGGGAAACTCACTAGCACCGTGGAGGCATATGAGCCCATTCGAGACACCTGGAAGTGGCTGGTGCCTTTCCCTGTACCTGTGGCTGACCATGCTGGAACCACTCATGAGGGCCTTCTCTATATAGCAGGTGAGCTAGATAAAAGAGGGCTCCTTTCCCTATCctgctggagaaactgaggtggGCAAGGGGAGAAGAATGGGCAGAGAGGCCAAGCTTAGACAGTGGGAGCTCGAGCGTGTCTTGGGACCAAGCACACATCAGCCTTTCTTTATCAgtgggaaagaaacaaaataaattcactttCTAAAAGATGGCACAGCCTAAAAACATAAAGCAAGCTCCCAGGAAGGGGCTAAATCAGGGACTCTTAACCCTTCTTTATCACGAACCTCTGGCAGTTTAGTGGGGCCTATGCACACTTTCTCccaatggtgttttttttttttaatggaaaaaagaaaatacacagatTAAAAGAAAGTCATCATATTGAAAAGCACTGAAGAGTAAGACTTCTGGGAAACTCTTTATAGTTTATAACTCTATGTgtacacaggcacacacacgtgtgtgcgtatacatacagagaaagaCTGATAGATGGATGGGGGGAAAGGGAAACAGAGCAtaggaccccaggttaagaactttcAGTTTAGATAAACCATGACATTTAAAACGTCATAAAGGAAATCGGGGGGGATAAGGGTAGGATGGGATGGAAGCACTAGGGACCAGGTCTCCAGAACCATGCCTGCCCTATTAAGTGTAGGGTGTTTAGACTTTGCCAGACGGTAGAAACTGTGTGACTTCTCCCATCCTGCCTCACCCATTTCTTCCCTTGCCCACCCAAGGTGGCTTCTCTTCAGGTAAGACCTTAAACCTACTGAGCAGTTACCTTCCACGTCTGCATCGCTGGGTCCCCAACCACCCACTGACTTTCTCCCGCTGTGAACACAGCCTTGCAGCTTCCAGAAACACCCTCTTCTGTGTTGGAGGCCGGACCCTTAGCCCAGTGAGTGTGATGGCAAGAAGCTGGAGTGGGAAAAGGTTGGGCTTGGTTTAACTGAGCAAGGGATGCATAGGGGGCCAGTCATGAAGTATTGTAATCCACCCCTCCctacctcaccccacccccaagctcACTTCCATCTTACAGGTGAAAAACCTGAGACCTCAAAGGAGTGTGTAAGATCATGTAGATAGCTCATGGCAGAGTTAGAACCCAGGTCTGCTAATATCCTTTATTCCCATAACAGTGTAAGGTCCTGAGAATTTTAGTCTCCTTGGGAACTCCTAGGACTCCCAAGGTCTGGTAGCTAGATATGACTAATAACCTCTTGTGTGCATAGGCAGGGGCATGGGTCCATGTTGCTGAGACTGAGTGCTACAGCCCAAGCACAGACCAGTGGACAGTTCTGCGCCTCATCTCCCTGGGCCGATGCCAGCTGAGCATGGTTGGGCACGAGGACCAGCTCTATGTCACAGGTGGGGGCTCGCTGGGCACCAGGACCAAGGAGGCCACGGTCCTGGTGTCCAAGCCAGCAGGTTGGGCTTGGCAGGAGGTGGGTTTCCTGCCACAGCCACTGCTAGATCACGCTTCTTGCATCTTTGCTCTACCCTGCTGTGGAGTTCCAGCCCCACAGGAGAAAGAAGCCCATCCTCAGCCTTCTGGTTGCCAATGAAGAGTAGATGAGGAGAGCAGAGAGTCATATCAGGTGGGGGAGAAAGGCTACCCACCTTCATCTGGCCTCCTTTCTTTGAGCATCACTGTGCCCATCTGGGCACCAGGGATCTACTGAATAAAGATGAATACCACTCAATCTAGATGCACTAGTGGGACTGTCAGGCTGGACAAGTAGAGGGGGCAGTTCTGGACTCTGGCACTACTGGCCTCAACACTCATCCTCAGAAGTACGACCCAGAACAGAGATGATGGGGGGACAGGCTGTGGCTGAGCATCAGACCCCAGTTCTTGCTACACTCAGACCATGGCGGGGGGCTTccccatcatgtctgactctccctgTGGACTCTAGGGCCAAACTAGAGACAATGCCAACATATGTACCTCCCTGGACTTGCCAGTCCTTGGGGTGAGATGGGAGCTCTGCCACTTTACTGACTGTGTGTCCTCAGGCAAATTACTGCCCCTCTATcgaactgtttcctcatctgtgaaatcatGGGGCTGCACTATGATCTGTATTAGTAATTACAGCAAACATTTAAATGACAgtgttttgcaaagcatttcataggttccctcatttgatcctcacataagGTAAAAGGTTTatgcccatttttacagatgaggaaactgaggctgaaacacaggtgttaagtgacttgcccaggctcacacaccCAATAGGAATCAGGCATATTTGAatgtcaagtcttcctgactcccaggccagcaCTCACTGCCCAATCAAGGTGTggtaagatcccttccagcacaAGCCATTCTCTTGTTTAGGCTGGCTCTCCTCCACAGTGAGGTAGCAGCCTTCTTCTCTCTACTCTTCCCTATTCCTTACTACTCCTCTTACACCCACCTTACGAGCacctctgccctcttttctacccctccccacccccatctcttacagtcttctcatcatttctctgttgggtCCCTCAGGCAGGGGGTGTGGCTAAAAGGAAGACTGCCATAGGTTGGGCCCCTAGGAACAGCTTGCCAGAGGGTCCTGGGATTCCACTAGGGAACAACTCCTTGTTCACTTTCCTTTGCTATATGAACATGAAATTCTAAGCCAGTCCTAAACTTGAGTTCTCACAGAATACCCTAAACACCAGGCCAGAAATGGGCCATTCAACCTATGTCTTTGATTGCTGCTTGCTAGGGGAGAATATTGGCCAGATTCCCTTCTACCCAGCAGGCTCTGAGACCTAGCTCACCACAGGGAATCTGAAGACTTACCAGTCAGTTCCCGGAGTCCCTGGATCCGACTCTTTGCACTAAGCAGCCGATCACATCCCACCTGGTAAGAGACATGCTCATCAGTCTTCCTACTTATCTTAGCGGGGACCACAGTTCAGGAACTTTGAGGTTGGGACACAAGACTTCCAGAATCATGATCTTGACTCTCATCATTTTGCACAAACTGGAAGGATAATTTTGGTGACACCAGAGGGAACCTTGGTCCCAGGGATGATAAAAATGGGATGGTTCATAGCCTGGATTATGAAGGCAGTGGGATTGTGGAAACAAAAAAGACATTTCTTATTCAAAAaccttgggtttgaatcccagcacTGTTGTTCATtgcttgtgtgacccttggcTAATCACCTCAcatctgtgggcctcagtttcctcatttgtaaaattaaggttTTGGAACAGATGATCtgtaaggttcctttcagttctcagTCCTCTAAGTTTTAAACTTTTAAGGGGCTGGACTTCAGCCTGAATTCACTGTTCCTTCTTAACCTTGTGTTGGAAAGCTCTTGTAGCCATGGACTTAGTTGGGAGCATCTTGCCACAGGCTCAAACAAGGCTGG from Notamacropus eugenii isolate mMacEug1 chromosome 1, mMacEug1.pri_v2, whole genome shotgun sequence includes these protein-coding regions:
- the LOC140519748 gene encoding kelch-like protein 9 isoform X2: MSAAQPVVSATYPQKLLEGVGNLWQLGVLCDVTLEAGGVHFPAHRVVLASASGYCRSLFLGDAGLETTVQLQGIQPGGLENVLSFLYSGKLHLSPDNLWETTQAAEVLLVRDAIRLCCAFQGTATVPPGKVTEAPQDEQYVQLRQEALKLQGPVQATSTVETDLTCPKALSYHMHAGTQPALQTEHGCPQATVPTLLVLGGRGPNNQLNGDVWAMILANGTWRRMGKLATPLYNHSVAVLSGFLYILGGQSKFDPAGQHPSNEVFRFDPQHGTWLQVAGMLQRRSRFHGAVLGEAIVAVGGGTLLGKLTSTVEAYEPIRDTWKWLVPFPVPVADHAGTTHEGLLYIAGGFSSGKTLNLLSSYLPRLHRWVPNHPLTFSRCEHSLAASRNTLFCVGGRTLSPAGAWVHVAETECYSPSTDQWTVLRLISLGRCQLSMVGHEDQLYVTGGGSLGTRTKEATVLVSKPAGWAWQEVGFLPQPLLDHASCIFALPCCGVPAPQEKEAHPQPSGCQ
- the LOC140519748 gene encoding kelch-like protein 9 isoform X1, which codes for MSAAQPVVSATYPQKLLEGVGNLWQLGVLCDVTLEAGGVHFPAHRVVLASASGYCRSLFLGDAGLETTVQLQGIQPGGLENVLSFLYSGKLHLSPDNLWETTQAAEVLLVRDAIRLCCAFQGTATVPPGKVTEAPQDEQYVQLRQEALSELLERMGMQGAREPVMLELVVSWLGKSPVRFPEANKMLGQLHFPLMSPTELQGPVQATSTVETDLTCPKALSYHMHAGTQPALQTEHGCPQATVPTLLVLGGRGPNNQLNGDVWAMILANGTWRRMGKLATPLYNHSVAVLSGFLYILGGQSKFDPAGQHPSNEVFRFDPQHGTWLQVAGMLQRRSRFHGAVLGEAIVAVGGGTLLGKLTSTVEAYEPIRDTWKWLVPFPVPVADHAGTTHEGLLYIAGGFSSGKTLNLLSSYLPRLHRWVPNHPLTFSRCEHSLAASRNTLFCVGGRTLSPAGAWVHVAETECYSPSTDQWTVLRLISLGRCQLSMVGHEDQLYVTGGGSLGTRTKEATVLVSKPAGWAWQEVGFLPQPLLDHASCIFALPCCGVPAPQEKEAHPQPSGCQ